TCTACGATTTCAACTTGAATACAATATACTTTAACActacattaaatatttattgataaaataattagttcCATTTTAATTCATTGAGAGGAGCAAGTAGTTTGGGTAATTTGTGAGTTAAGTCTTGTAAATATTAGTATTAAAGAAGGGATTAAGCATACTCAAGGCTTGAACATGTTATACAAGGCAGGAGGAGTGTTACAGAAAATGATTTCTATAAATTTCACAAGAGGTCATAAACATACAATATTTCAGAGTGGTAAGCACCATCTCCTGAGTTTCCTTAATGAAATCTAGCTTGAATTCATACTTTCtttcattgaaaaccctttGATGTTAAAGCAGGAAAGAATACAAGTTAGATCtggatttcaaaatttgagaggTCATGAAGTGCCATATATGTGTGGAGCTTACAATTGTGTACCATGTTGCATGGCATCAAAATTCTTTTGCAACCATTTAACTTGGTTTTCCAATCCAGCATCCCTTAAGGCATTCATAGCTGAATGATATAGCCTTCCATCCAACTCAGTTCCTTCAGCTTTCATGTCCTGCAGAAGCCTCACCAACTCATCGATCCGACTTGTTTTCGAGAAAACTCCCACCATGGTGCCTGCCATTGCCTTATCGATCGATCCCCCGTTCAATCTAAACTCCTGGTAGAATTTCACACACATTTCGCACTCCCTTACTCGATTGTAAGCGCTAATGACGGTCGTGTAGCTGACTTTATCCGGTGCCAGCTTCCTTCGTTTCATCTCCTTCCATAGTTTCTCCACCTGTCTCAAGTTCTTCACTCTCCCATGCATGTCCATTAATGAATTGTATATCCATACATTTGGTTGACACCCTTTTGCTTTCATTTGAGCTAAAACCTTCATTGCATCTCTTATCATCCCTGCTTTCCCATACATTGCTATCATGCTAGAGTATGCCACAACACATTTGTCAAACCCCTTCTGCTGCATCTCCGAAAACACCATTTCGGCTTTCGAGTTGAGACCAATGCGACAGTACGCGTTTATGATCGAGGCATACGTTACCTGCCCTGGTTTGCAGCCCTGCAATATCAGCTGCTCATAAACTACAATAGCAGATTGAAACCCTCTCCTTTTGGAGAATCCATTGACAATTGTACAAAAAATACAATCAGAAACCTTTACATTTGCATCATTCATGACCCTCACAACATCCAAAGTTTTCTCTAATAACCCTTCTTCTATATACATCAAAACAAGCTTCAAAAACAATTCTGGGTCCCTCACCATCTTCCTCTCTTCCGCCTCTTCGAGTAGTTTTTCGACTATGGTTATATCGCGGATGCTCGCGAACGATATTATCAATGAAGAGTAAACCAAAGAACTCACGAAAAGCCCTTTCTTCTTCATGTCTCCGAAATATTCAAGAGCTTCATAAGGTCGACCCGATTTCGCCAACGAGTCACATAGGATACTGTATGCACGAGGTGCAAGTGGTGTCAAATTTAACTTGCtactttcaaattcatcaaataatgaAGAAACTTTGTCCATATCACCAATTCGGTGATAAGCTTCCATTATCTGGCAATAAGATTCAGAATCCGGAGAAATTCCATTGGATTTCATTGTTTCGTATGCAGCAATTGTGCTTCTAAACATATGCAACTTGTTATACCCCGCCATTGCTGAATTAAACGTAATGACAGAAAGTTCCTTATCTGATTTAAACGCTTCAAGCAAAGCCTCCACAACCATGAATTTTCTAGCTTTAACACAAGTATTAATCAATCTAGAACAAGTATAAGCATCAGGGAAGACCTTGTAATGTTTAAAATCAAGTGAAAGAGACACAATTGAACCCCATTTCTTGGATTGGACAAAGTACCTGATGAGAAGCTTTAACATTTTTTTCTCTGGTATGAACCTTGGgttttcttttgctttctcaTAGAAATCATATGCAACATCCTCACTTGGAGTATCTTGCAATAACCCACACAACAACCCATTTAGATTATCAACATCAGGGTCATGAAATTTCAGGCCTAACTTGGTGATGGGCACATTGCtggttgatgatgatgatgatgcatcTTCCATGATAGCAGATGGGGAATTACATGAGGAATTGATGTGGAACAATGGAAGGTTAGAGGTGGGGAGTGAGACAAAGTGAAGGGTTTTGCATGGTGAGAAAAAGAGAGCAGATTTAGATTTTCTGGGTTTTGATGTGTAGGAATCAGTTGAAGCTAAGGACCAGTCAGGAGAAGTGGAGACGGCCAtgtctgttttcttttttttttttggggggagATAAGGTTAATGGGAACAGTTGGAAACAGTATGTATAACTTGTGGAGCTAAAACATCTTTTG
The window above is part of the Gossypium raimondii isolate GPD5lz chromosome 9, ASM2569854v1, whole genome shotgun sequence genome. Proteins encoded here:
- the LOC105799378 gene encoding pentatricopeptide repeat-containing protein At5g13770, chloroplastic isoform X2; protein product: MAVSTSPDWSLASTDSYTSKPRKSKSALFFSPCKTLHFVSLPTSNLPLFHINSSCNSPSAIMEDASSSSSTSNVPITKLGLKFHDPDVDNLNGLLCGLLQDTPSEDVAYDFYEKAKENPRFIPEKKMLKLLIRLINTCVKARKFMVVEALLEAFKSDKELSVITFNSAMAGYNKLHMFRSTIAAYETMKSNGISPDSESYCQIMEAYHRIGDMDKVSSLFDEFESSKLNLTPLAPRAYSILCDSLAKSGRPYEALEYFGDMKKKGLFVSSLVYSSLIISFASIRDITIVEKLLEEAEERKMVRDPELFLKLVLMYIEEGLLEKTLDVVRVMNDANVKVSDCIFCTIVNGFSKRRGFQSAIVVYEQLILQGCKPGQVTYASIINAYCRIGLNSKAEMVFSEMQQKGFDKCVVAYSSMIAMYGKAGMIRDAMKVLAQMKAKGCQPNVWIYNSLMDMHGRVKNLRQVEKLWKEMKRRKLAPDKVSYTTVISAYNRVRECEMCVKFYQEFRLNGGSIDKAMAGTMVGVFSKTSRIDELVRLLQDMKAEGTELDGRLYHSAMNALRDAGLENQVKWLQKNFDAMQHGTQL
- the LOC105799378 gene encoding pentatricopeptide repeat-containing protein At5g13770, chloroplastic isoform X1 — encoded protein: MAVSTSPDWSLASTDSYTSKPRKSKSALFFSPCKTLHFVSLPTSNLPLFHINSSCNSPSAIMEDASSSSSTSNVPITKLGLKFHDPDVDNLNGLLCGLLQDTPSEDVAYDFYEKAKENPRFIPEKKMLKLLIRYFVQSKKWGSIVSLSLDFKHYKVFPDAYTCSRLINTCVKARKFMVVEALLEAFKSDKELSVITFNSAMAGYNKLHMFRSTIAAYETMKSNGISPDSESYCQIMEAYHRIGDMDKVSSLFDEFESSKLNLTPLAPRAYSILCDSLAKSGRPYEALEYFGDMKKKGLFVSSLVYSSLIISFASIRDITIVEKLLEEAEERKMVRDPELFLKLVLMYIEEGLLEKTLDVVRVMNDANVKVSDCIFCTIVNGFSKRRGFQSAIVVYEQLILQGCKPGQVTYASIINAYCRIGLNSKAEMVFSEMQQKGFDKCVVAYSSMIAMYGKAGMIRDAMKVLAQMKAKGCQPNVWIYNSLMDMHGRVKNLRQVEKLWKEMKRRKLAPDKVSYTTVISAYNRVRECEMCVKFYQEFRLNGGSIDKAMAGTMVGVFSKTSRIDELVRLLQDMKAEGTELDGRLYHSAMNALRDAGLENQVKWLQKNFDAMQHGTQL